The Methanobrevibacter millerae genome includes the window CCACGTAACATAATTCTTCTCCAAGTTCTTTAGCAACATGTGCCGCCAAATCCTGAGAAGCTGAACCACCTATAATCATAAGTATCACCAAAATTTTTATACATTAATTAGTATAGTTTTTCAATGTTAAAAAGTTAAGTATTGATTTTGAAAAAAGCATGATTAGTGAATCAAAACGTATAATGATAATGCAACACCGACAAGTGAAATTGCCAATTGGATAAAACCATGGCGTTTGATTTCTCCAACAGGTGATTGGATTAAATAAAATGGTAAAAAAAAGCCGAAAAATGCAAATATTCCCATTGAAGAATGTTTTGATAGGATAGAAACTATAAAACCACTCCATGAAAGAAAAATAGTTATGATATAAGATATAGCAATTGTTTTTTTATTTATCCTTGGCTGTGCCTTGTAAACAATGAAATTTTTAGGCTGAACCCCTTCAATCAGCGGATTGCCGCATTTTGCACAGAAATCATAATCATCCTGATTTTCATATTCACATTTAGAGCATATTCTAGTCATCACTATAAACTTAATCATTAAAAGTATATAAATCTATTTTTTACGATTAATTATATGATATGCAAAAAAATTA containing:
- a CDS encoding zinc-ribbon domain-containing protein, which encodes MTRICSKCEYENQDDYDFCAKCGNPLIEGVQPKNFIVYKAQPRINKKTIAISYIITIFLSWSGFIVSILSKHSSMGIFAFFGFFLPFYLIQSPVGEIKRHGFIQLAISLVGVALSLYVLIH